From Luteococcus japonicus, one genomic window encodes:
- a CDS encoding ATP-grasp domain-containing protein, which yields MPTPMSAERSAPRPMVVFVDLGTMLSFDQLAACLHRRGIEVVHVTVADNLLARVSSRVLYDQSHYFSTPEDLDSILGALPAERVVDVQCPEFLLDDVIHAAHRAGFPGRVVEALEHRFTWRDKLVVSRALTEEGLPVPPVEPLLGLSGPQLVHDLGLPLVIKQRIGSGGEGVRIVFDVAQLDGVVDELGGDPEQLYAERFEPGETLCYAAAHHDGVVTEHAVYRTIQATAAEGPSSTIEVTDDPEVARVGDLLVRQMKGLGLVNLDLVRDKQGTPQVVDVNLRAWHSIVALGAAGHHFVESYLECLGVDFAQPRRPRPLHGREVHVFPDQTPRTGARWPTVRRFVGDWAGQRRVLPAKYVAVQLLLFLRRLL from the coding sequence AGCGGAGCGCTCCGCGTCCCATGGTGGTCTTCGTCGATCTGGGCACGATGCTCTCCTTCGACCAACTCGCTGCCTGCCTGCACCGTCGCGGGATCGAGGTGGTCCACGTGACGGTCGCCGACAATCTCCTCGCCCGGGTCAGCTCACGCGTCCTCTATGACCAGAGCCACTACTTCAGCACTCCCGAGGACCTCGATTCGATCCTCGGGGCCCTGCCGGCCGAGCGGGTGGTGGACGTGCAGTGCCCCGAATTCCTGCTCGACGACGTGATCCATGCGGCTCACCGTGCGGGCTTCCCCGGAAGGGTGGTGGAGGCCTTGGAGCATCGCTTCACCTGGCGGGACAAATTGGTGGTGTCCAGGGCGCTGACCGAGGAAGGGCTTCCCGTTCCTCCCGTCGAGCCCCTGCTGGGCCTGTCTGGCCCTCAACTCGTGCACGACCTGGGCCTTCCCCTGGTGATCAAGCAGCGGATCGGGTCGGGCGGCGAGGGTGTGCGCATCGTCTTCGACGTCGCGCAATTGGATGGGGTCGTCGACGAGCTCGGCGGCGACCCGGAACAGCTCTACGCCGAACGCTTCGAACCGGGCGAGACCCTCTGTTATGCCGCCGCGCACCACGATGGGGTGGTGACGGAACACGCTGTCTATCGCACCATCCAGGCGACCGCCGCGGAGGGCCCTTCATCGACCATCGAGGTGACCGACGATCCCGAGGTCGCCCGCGTGGGAGATCTTCTGGTCAGGCAGATGAAGGGCCTGGGGCTGGTGAACCTGGACCTCGTCCGCGACAAGCAGGGCACACCCCAGGTCGTCGACGTGAATCTGAGGGCGTGGCACTCGATCGTCGCCCTCGGAGCCGCCGGGCACCACTTCGTGGAGTCCTACCTGGAGTGTCTGGGTGTTGACTTCGCCCAGCCCCGGCGTCCTCGGCCATTACACGGGCGCGAGGTGCACGTCTTCCCGGACCAGACTCCCCGAACGGGAGCCCGATGGCCCACCGTGCGACGCTTCGTGGGGGACTGGGCCGGACAGCGCCGCGTGCTACCTGCGAAGTATGTCGCGGTGCAGCTCCTGCTCTTCCTGCGTCGCCTCCTCTGA
- the thrS gene encoding threonine--tRNA ligase: MSTITIQREGQTTEQVIETTTTGLDLFGDDRSIVAMHVNGETQDLQRTLHEGDVVEPVLMTSDEGLSIVRHSAGHVTAQALQSIFVEAKLGIGPPISDGFYYDFQCEPLTPEDLKAVEKKATQIIKEKQRFVRRVVSEAEALEAEKDEPFKLELIQDKGGSNDEDGSSVEVGGAELTIYDNVRRDGSVAWYDLCRGPHVPHTGYINAFALTKSSAAYWRGDQAKAHLQRVYGTAWASREDLKAYQERLAEAAKRDHRKLGAELDLFSFPETLGAGLPVFHPKGGVIIREMEDYVRQAHVDNGFVYVKTPHISKEDLFFTSGHLPYYADGMFPAMDDNGTAYRLKAMNCPMHNEIFRSRGRSYRELPLRLFEFGTVYRNEKSGVLQGLTRVRTISQDDSHSYVTPEQAPEEIKHLLQFILKLLRDFGLDDFYLELSTRDEDGKKKDKFIGSDEQWATATEVLRQCAEESGLECVPDPGGAAFYGPKISIQAKDAIGRTWQMSTIQYDFNQPERFGLQFTASDGSHQQPVMIHSAKFGSIERFFGVLVEHYAGAFPAWLSPVQVIGIPVAGEFNEYLAEVLSQLEKRGVRVEMDTSDDRFPKKIRNATKQKVPFMLIAGGEDREAGAVSFRYRDGSQRNGLPVAEAVDQIVEWVESRRNDSPSAAEAEESQA; encoded by the coding sequence GTGAGCACGATCACCATCCAACGCGAAGGCCAGACGACGGAACAGGTGATCGAGACCACCACCACGGGTCTGGACCTCTTCGGCGACGACCGCTCCATCGTGGCCATGCACGTCAATGGCGAGACCCAGGACCTCCAGCGAACCCTGCACGAGGGGGATGTCGTCGAGCCCGTGCTGATGACCAGCGACGAGGGATTGTCCATCGTGCGCCACTCCGCCGGGCACGTCACTGCCCAGGCGCTGCAGAGCATCTTCGTCGAAGCCAAGCTGGGGATCGGGCCTCCCATCAGTGACGGCTTCTACTACGACTTCCAGTGCGAGCCGCTGACCCCCGAGGACCTGAAGGCCGTCGAGAAGAAGGCCACGCAGATCATCAAGGAGAAGCAACGCTTCGTGCGCCGCGTCGTCTCCGAGGCCGAAGCCCTGGAGGCCGAGAAGGATGAGCCTTTCAAGCTGGAGCTGATCCAGGACAAGGGCGGCAGCAATGACGAGGACGGCTCCTCGGTCGAGGTCGGCGGCGCCGAGCTGACCATCTATGACAACGTCCGCCGCGACGGCAGCGTGGCCTGGTACGACCTGTGCCGCGGCCCGCACGTGCCCCACACCGGCTACATCAACGCCTTCGCCCTCACCAAGAGCTCCGCCGCCTACTGGCGCGGTGACCAGGCGAAGGCACACCTGCAGCGTGTCTATGGCACGGCCTGGGCCAGTCGTGAGGACCTCAAGGCCTACCAGGAGCGGCTGGCCGAGGCCGCCAAGCGTGACCACCGCAAGCTGGGCGCCGAGCTGGACCTGTTCAGCTTCCCCGAGACGCTGGGTGCCGGCCTGCCGGTCTTCCACCCCAAGGGTGGCGTCATCATCCGTGAGATGGAGGACTACGTCCGCCAGGCCCACGTCGACAACGGCTTCGTCTATGTCAAGACGCCCCACATCAGCAAGGAGGACCTGTTCTTCACCTCGGGTCACCTGCCCTACTACGCCGATGGCATGTTCCCCGCCATGGACGACAACGGCACCGCCTACCGCCTCAAGGCCATGAACTGCCCGATGCACAACGAGATCTTCCGCAGCCGTGGTCGCTCCTACCGTGAGCTCCCGCTGCGGCTGTTCGAGTTCGGCACCGTGTACCGCAACGAGAAGTCGGGCGTGCTGCAGGGCCTCACGCGCGTGCGCACCATCAGCCAGGATGACTCGCACAGCTATGTGACCCCGGAGCAGGCCCCCGAGGAGATCAAGCACCTCTTGCAGTTCATCTTGAAGCTGCTGCGCGACTTCGGGCTGGACGACTTCTACCTGGAGCTGTCCACTCGGGACGAGGACGGCAAGAAGAAGGACAAGTTCATCGGTTCCGACGAGCAGTGGGCCACGGCCACCGAGGTGCTGCGCCAGTGCGCCGAGGAATCCGGGCTGGAGTGCGTGCCGGACCCGGGTGGCGCCGCCTTCTACGGCCCGAAGATCTCCATCCAGGCCAAGGATGCGATCGGCCGGACCTGGCAGATGTCGACGATCCAGTACGACTTCAACCAGCCCGAACGCTTCGGCCTGCAGTTCACGGCCAGTGATGGCAGCCACCAGCAGCCGGTGATGATCCACTCGGCGAAGTTCGGCTCCATCGAGCGCTTCTTCGGTGTTCTGGTGGAGCACTATGCCGGTGCCTTCCCGGCGTGGCTGAGCCCCGTGCAGGTGATCGGCATCCCCGTCGCCGGCGAGTTCAACGAATACCTGGCCGAGGTGCTCTCCCAGCTGGAGAAGCGCGGGGTGCGGGTGGAGATGGACACCTCCGACGACCGATTCCCGAAGAAGATCCGCAATGCGACAAAGCAGAAGGTGCCCTTCATGCTGATCGCCGGTGGTGAGGACCGCGAGGCAGGTGCGGTCAGCTTCCGCTACCGCGATGGATCGCAGCGCAATGGCCTGCCGGTGGCCGAGGCCGTCGACCAGATCGTCGAATGGGTCGAGTCCCGTCGCAATGACTCGCCCTCGGCGGCCGAAGCGGAGGAATCCCAGGCGTGA
- a CDS encoding HIT family protein, translating to MAGVPDAFQRLWTPHRMAYIKGDSKPTDSTENQCPFCVKPQRPDDDGLIVHRGETCFVVMNLFPYSPGHLLVCPYRHISWYTDANEAEVAEMAVLTRTAMDVLMEVSRPAGFNIGMNQGEVAGAGIAAHLHQHVVPRWQGDSNFLPIIAQTKAVPQLLDDARQALAAAWPTTSKD from the coding sequence ATGGCGGGTGTCCCGGATGCCTTCCAGCGCTTGTGGACCCCCCATCGGATGGCCTACATCAAGGGGGATTCGAAGCCGACGGACAGCACGGAGAACCAGTGTCCCTTCTGCGTGAAGCCGCAGCGACCCGACGATGACGGGCTGATCGTGCACCGGGGCGAGACCTGCTTCGTGGTGATGAACCTCTTCCCGTACTCGCCGGGTCACCTGTTGGTCTGTCCCTACCGGCACATCTCCTGGTACACCGACGCCAACGAGGCGGAGGTTGCGGAGATGGCGGTCCTGACCAGGACGGCCATGGACGTGCTGATGGAGGTCTCCCGTCCGGCCGGCTTCAACATCGGGATGAACCAGGGGGAGGTTGCCGGCGCCGGCATCGCCGCCCATCTGCACCAGCATGTGGTTCCACGCTGGCAGGGGGATTCCAACTTCCTGCCGATCATTGCCCAGACCAAGGCCGTACCCCAGCTCCTCGACGATGCGCGCCAGGCGCTCGCTGCGGCGTGGCCGACGACCAGCAAGGACTGA
- the pgsA gene encoding phosphatidylinositol phosphate synthase, with amino-acid sequence MVERLRKGYAAAMTPAARLFMALRMTPDMVTWLGTLLVIVVSLWLVPAGHLWQAALAITFCVLTDGVDGQMARMTNHKSAYGAFLDSTLDRVADGAIFGAVALWYAGGGDSVLLAGAAIGALVMGQVTSYAKARGLALGFKVWGGLAARGDRLLALLLGMLLTGLGLWWAMPVALGYLLFASTWTVLQRMGQVKQQAREAEAQGIEVIDPQATVAAEHAGEQTLHRKERSQP; translated from the coding sequence ATGGTTGAACGACTCCGCAAGGGCTATGCGGCCGCCATGACACCGGCCGCCCGTCTGTTCATGGCGCTGCGCATGACACCGGACATGGTCACCTGGTTGGGGACCCTGCTGGTGATCGTCGTCTCCCTGTGGCTCGTGCCCGCAGGACACCTGTGGCAGGCAGCACTGGCCATCACCTTCTGCGTCCTCACCGACGGGGTGGACGGCCAGATGGCCCGGATGACGAACCACAAGTCCGCCTACGGCGCCTTCCTGGACTCGACCCTGGACCGGGTGGCCGATGGCGCGATCTTCGGTGCCGTTGCCCTCTGGTATGCCGGGGGCGGGGACTCGGTCCTGCTGGCGGGAGCCGCCATTGGGGCGCTCGTCATGGGACAGGTCACCAGCTACGCCAAGGCCCGCGGGCTGGCGCTCGGATTCAAGGTCTGGGGTGGGCTCGCGGCCCGGGGCGACCGTCTGCTGGCGCTGTTGCTGGGCATGCTGCTGACCGGTCTTGGCCTGTGGTGGGCCATGCCGGTGGCACTGGGCTACCTGCTCTTCGCCAGCACCTGGACGGTCCTGCAGCGCATGGGCCAGGTCAAGCAGCAGGCCCGTGAAGCCGAGGCACAGGGCATCGAGGTCATCGATCCGCAGGCCACCGTCGCTGCCGAGCATGCCGGCGAGCAGACCCTGCACCGCAAGGAGCGTTCGCAGCCATGA
- a CDS encoding hypothetical protein (Acylates the intermediate (KDO)2-lipid IVA to form (KDO)2-(lauroyl)-lipid IVA): MSRMGLALAVAGDVPPVLWRPMVQIASWAVALRPPRPLRQWQLNACVVTGTMPGRRDTARAAASWARNLFESTQLEHWSHEDIRASILVDDEDRARLLVAHREGGAVIALPHMASWDLAGAWACLEGMPVATVAEELEESEFAYFTRVRERLGMRIHGHRTPHILSLLEADARDGRLVCLVGDRNFGRGGVPVSWPTATGAVRVRMPGGAAHLSLTTGATLLGVACRYEGRRMRLVVSQPIAGGDVAGRTQGLADFFAAQVQQDVVDWHVLVRFFPGVVAR; this comes from the coding sequence ATGAGCAGGATGGGCCTCGCCCTGGCTGTGGCCGGTGACGTGCCACCCGTGCTGTGGCGGCCGATGGTGCAGATCGCATCGTGGGCCGTGGCCCTTCGGCCGCCTCGGCCGCTGCGGCAGTGGCAGCTCAACGCCTGCGTGGTGACCGGCACCATGCCCGGCCGCCGCGACACCGCCCGGGCAGCAGCCAGCTGGGCGCGCAATCTGTTCGAATCCACCCAGCTGGAGCACTGGAGCCATGAGGACATCCGGGCCAGCATCCTTGTCGACGACGAGGACCGGGCACGGCTGCTGGTCGCCCATCGCGAGGGGGGAGCGGTCATCGCCCTGCCGCACATGGCTTCCTGGGATCTGGCCGGTGCCTGGGCCTGTCTGGAGGGGATGCCGGTTGCCACCGTCGCCGAGGAGCTCGAGGAGTCAGAATTCGCCTACTTCACGCGTGTGCGGGAGCGGCTCGGGATGCGCATCCACGGACACCGCACACCCCACATCCTCAGCCTGTTGGAAGCCGATGCGCGCGATGGTCGGCTGGTCTGTCTGGTGGGGGACCGCAACTTCGGCCGCGGCGGCGTTCCGGTCTCCTGGCCCACGGCGACGGGGGCGGTGCGGGTGCGGATGCCGGGCGGCGCCGCGCACCTGTCTTTGACCACCGGCGCGACCCTGCTCGGTGTCGCGTGCCGCTACGAGGGCCGACGGATGCGGTTGGTCGTCTCCCAGCCCATTGCCGGCGGCGACGTGGCCGGCCGAACACAGGGGCTGGCGGACTTCTTCGCTGCCCAGGTCCAGCAGGACGTCGTCGACTGGCACGTCCTGGTGCGCTTCTTCCCCGGAGTGGTGGCGCGGTGA
- a CDS encoding glycosyltransferase family 4 protein, whose translation MNDCLRVGLVCPYSFARAGGVQNHVLGLAGWLRSQGHSVSILAPGRPTAAMLHGAGLGATDFTSAGPAIPVSYNGSVARINFGPAAALRVRDWLKHGHFDLVHVHEPMTPSISLLALGRARVPLVATFHTATPGSRTMGLAYQLLPQAAERIDRSIAVSRTAARVAEAHGGPRSTVIGNAISVREHPLAECTARWRAGDHPRVTFVGRYDEPRKGLSVLLDALPVVRRRHPDLRVQVVGAGTARRTAGVQFTGPLDDRGRNEALATSDAYVAPHTGRESFGIVLLEALASGAPVVASDLPAFREVVSDEHGPVADLFRPGDPQALAEALLTSLARPRGQWERRGRRRAEAFDWSVVGPQVLEVYRNAAGSASSAAPRGRSPRLWV comes from the coding sequence GTGAACGACTGCCTGCGGGTCGGCCTGGTCTGCCCGTATTCCTTCGCACGTGCCGGGGGCGTGCAGAACCATGTTCTCGGACTGGCCGGCTGGTTGCGTTCGCAGGGACACAGCGTCTCGATCCTGGCGCCCGGGCGGCCCACCGCGGCAATGCTGCACGGCGCGGGCCTCGGCGCCACGGACTTCACCTCCGCGGGCCCGGCCATCCCGGTCTCCTACAACGGCTCGGTGGCCCGGATCAACTTCGGACCCGCCGCCGCCCTGCGGGTGCGCGACTGGCTCAAGCACGGGCATTTCGACCTGGTTCACGTGCACGAGCCGATGACGCCGTCCATCTCACTGCTGGCACTGGGCCGTGCCCGGGTGCCCCTGGTGGCCACCTTCCACACGGCCACCCCCGGCTCTCGAACCATGGGGCTGGCCTACCAGCTGCTGCCGCAGGCCGCCGAGCGGATCGACCGCTCGATTGCCGTCTCGCGGACGGCAGCTCGGGTGGCCGAGGCACACGGAGGACCACGTTCGACGGTGATCGGCAATGCCATTTCAGTCCGCGAACACCCGCTGGCCGAATGCACCGCGCGCTGGCGGGCCGGCGACCATCCGCGAGTGACCTTCGTCGGACGCTATGACGAACCGCGCAAGGGGCTCTCCGTCCTGCTCGACGCGCTGCCCGTCGTGCGTCGCCGTCATCCCGACCTGCGCGTGCAGGTGGTCGGGGCCGGGACGGCCAGGAGGACAGCGGGGGTGCAGTTCACCGGCCCCCTGGATGACCGGGGCCGCAACGAGGCATTGGCCACGTCCGACGCCTACGTGGCACCACACACGGGACGAGAGAGCTTCGGCATCGTCCTGCTGGAGGCCCTGGCCTCCGGCGCGCCCGTGGTGGCCTCCGACCTGCCCGCCTTCCGCGAGGTGGTCAGCGACGAGCACGGCCCGGTGGCAGACCTCTTCCGCCCGGGGGACCCGCAGGCCCTCGCCGAGGCGCTGCTCACCAGCCTCGCGCGGCCCCGCGGCCAGTGGGAACGGCGCGGCAGGCGTCGCGCCGAGGCCTTCGACTGGAGCGTCGTGGGGCCCCAGGTCCTGGAGGTCTACCGCAATGCCGCGGGGAGCGCGTCCTCGGCGGCACCACGTGGGCGATCGCCTAGGCTGTGGGTGTGA
- a CDS encoding CDP-alcohol phosphatidyltransferase family protein yields MRGVRPAERSYDTDRVLTLPNVLSFLRLTGVPLFLWMILGPHADGWAVILLMFAGFTDWLDGTLARAWHQTSRLGQMLDPVADRLYIGSTLIALALRDVIPWWLVALLVARDLMMVALVPLLKTRGYTSLPVHLIGKAATFCLLYAFPLVLLGAGDSGVATLARVVGWSFAIWGSALYWWAGLLYVRQTWHLMQTPRIPR; encoded by the coding sequence ATGCGCGGCGTGCGCCCGGCGGAGCGCTCCTATGACACGGATCGTGTGCTGACGCTGCCCAATGTGCTGAGCTTCCTGCGGCTCACCGGGGTACCCCTGTTCCTGTGGATGATCCTGGGTCCGCATGCCGACGGTTGGGCGGTCATCCTGCTGATGTTCGCCGGGTTCACCGACTGGCTGGACGGAACGCTGGCCAGGGCCTGGCATCAGACCTCACGGCTGGGCCAGATGCTCGACCCGGTGGCCGATCGCCTGTACATCGGCTCCACGCTCATCGCCCTGGCCCTGCGCGACGTGATCCCGTGGTGGCTGGTGGCCCTCCTGGTGGCCCGCGACCTGATGATGGTGGCGCTCGTGCCCCTGCTGAAGACCCGCGGCTACACCAGTCTGCCCGTCCACCTGATCGGCAAGGCCGCCACCTTCTGCCTGCTCTACGCCTTTCCGCTGGTGCTGCTGGGGGCCGGGGACTCGGGCGTGGCGACCCTCGCCCGCGTGGTGGGCTGGTCCTTCGCCATCTGGGGCAGCGCCCTGTACTGGTGGGCCGGCCTGTTGTATGTCCGCCAGACCTGGCACCTGATGCAGACTCCACGGATCCCGCGATGA
- a CDS encoding DUF881 domain-containing protein — protein sequence MTQPSRSPAASMDLLASIQRNALEPDYRRARPGGEAGRRPALRVVGIALATGLLAMAAAQTSRSAPSAQAERTELLDRVRSAQVRQEESVARIASLDADVRRLQEENLVSSHDGDQTEGIVTGRVAVTGPGIVLDLDDALSATDGAQPARVTDQDLRRLVNGLWLSGAEAIAVNGHRITARTAIRQAGSAITVDYRSLNHPYRVEAIGDPRQLGSRLAAAPAGHWWNFLKDNYGLAYQVTTAEDLTLPADPGLGVSKARVDR from the coding sequence ATGACCCAGCCCAGCCGTTCCCCTGCCGCGAGCATGGACCTGCTCGCCTCGATCCAGCGCAATGCCCTGGAACCGGACTACCGCCGGGCGCGTCCCGGGGGAGAGGCCGGGCGGCGGCCCGCACTTCGCGTGGTGGGCATCGCCCTGGCCACCGGACTGTTGGCGATGGCCGCAGCACAGACGAGCCGCTCTGCTCCCAGCGCCCAGGCCGAGCGCACCGAGTTGTTGGACAGGGTTCGCTCCGCGCAGGTCCGCCAGGAGGAGTCCGTGGCCCGGATCGCGTCCCTCGACGCCGACGTCCGCCGCCTGCAGGAGGAGAACCTCGTCAGCTCGCACGACGGTGACCAGACAGAAGGCATCGTCACCGGCCGGGTGGCAGTCACCGGCCCAGGAATCGTCCTTGACCTGGATGATGCCCTGTCGGCCACCGATGGCGCCCAGCCTGCACGCGTGACTGACCAGGACCTTCGTCGCCTCGTCAACGGACTGTGGCTCTCCGGTGCCGAGGCGATCGCCGTGAACGGGCACCGGATCACGGCGCGGACCGCCATCCGCCAGGCCGGCTCGGCCATCACGGTGGACTACCGTTCCCTCAACCATCCCTATCGGGTGGAGGCCATCGGAGATCCCCGGCAGCTGGGTTCTCGGCTGGCCGCCGCCCCGGCCGGCCACTGGTGGAACTTCCTCAAGGACAACTACGGCCTGGCATACCAGGTCACGACGGCCGAGGACCTCACCCTGCCCGCCGATCCCGGCCTGGGGGTCTCCAAGGCCCGGGTTGACCGATGA
- a CDS encoding small basic family protein, protein MIALLGLVLGVLLGLWLEPSLPTALQPYLPIAIVAALDALFGALRAYLEGTFTDKVFVVSFISNVLIAAMIVWVGDLIGVGSQLSTAVVVVLGIRIFTNSAAIRRALIHA, encoded by the coding sequence ATGATCGCACTGCTCGGCCTCGTCCTGGGGGTCCTTCTGGGCCTGTGGTTGGAACCCAGTCTCCCCACGGCCCTGCAGCCCTACCTGCCGATCGCCATCGTCGCGGCGCTGGACGCGCTCTTCGGCGCACTTCGCGCCTATCTGGAGGGGACCTTCACGGACAAGGTCTTCGTGGTGAGCTTCATCTCCAATGTCCTGATCGCGGCCATGATCGTGTGGGTCGGTGACCTGATCGGGGTCGGCTCCCAGCTGTCGACGGCCGTCGTCGTAGTGCTGGGCATCCGCATCTTCACCAATTCGGCTGCCATCCGCAGAGCCCTGATCCATGCCTGA
- a CDS encoding DUF881 domain-containing protein, with translation MPEPTPKPDGQLEAERSHREVLRSEYPAWDRLLSDFFRPSTGQAIMAVVLCLVGLLVVMQVRAKNADDSLGSMRRTDLVQLLDQLNAEQERLGQESARLEHTREQLASGADARRVAEAENRKRRDELAILAGTAPAKGPGIRITIVDPQGKVGADLLLDAVEELRDAGAEAIEIDDQVRVVAQTWFSQQDGSLVVDGQQVRTPITLDVVGEPHALEEGARFRGGLVSQVQAEQVGGHVLISRLESVQVSSLHHVTTPQWARPA, from the coding sequence ATGCCTGAGCCGACGCCAAAACCCGACGGGCAGCTCGAGGCGGAGCGCAGCCACCGCGAGGTCCTGCGCTCGGAGTACCCGGCCTGGGACCGTCTGCTGTCGGACTTCTTCCGTCCCTCCACCGGTCAGGCGATCATGGCAGTCGTGCTCTGCCTCGTGGGCCTGCTGGTGGTCATGCAGGTCCGGGCCAAGAATGCCGACGACTCCCTGGGTTCGATGCGGCGCACAGACCTGGTCCAGCTGCTCGACCAGCTCAATGCGGAACAGGAGCGCCTCGGGCAGGAGTCGGCCCGGCTGGAACACACTCGCGAACAGCTCGCGAGCGGCGCGGATGCCCGCCGGGTCGCCGAGGCGGAGAACCGCAAGCGGCGCGACGAGCTGGCGATCCTCGCCGGAACCGCCCCCGCCAAGGGACCCGGCATCCGCATCACGATCGTCGATCCCCAGGGCAAGGTGGGAGCAGACCTGTTGCTCGATGCCGTCGAGGAATTGCGGGACGCCGGTGCCGAGGCGATCGAGATCGACGACCAGGTCCGGGTGGTGGCACAGACGTGGTTCTCCCAACAGGACGGTTCGCTGGTGGTCGACGGCCAGCAGGTCCGCACGCCGATCACGCTCGATGTGGTGGGGGAGCCTCACGCGCTGGAGGAGGGGGCGCGCTTCCGCGGTGGTCTGGTCAGTCAGGTTCAGGCCGAACAGGTCGGTGGGCACGTGTTGATCTCACGGCTGGAGAGCGTCCAGGTCTCATCCCTGCACCACGTCACCACGCCTCAGTGGGCCCGCCCTGCCTGA